Proteins encoded within one genomic window of Vespula vulgaris chromosome 16, iyVesVulg1.1, whole genome shotgun sequence:
- the LOC127069716 gene encoding protein Fer3-like isoform X3, whose product MSYTEPLWEINGNQAPYVGSELGSYPMWDSSVLYQPPPATHSHVNEHGLYRQPCALLHQSRYTQNGRSPNLPSSTTKKPRRRVATVSQRRAANIRERRRMFNLNEAFDKLRRKVPTFAYEKRLSRIETLRLAITYIAFMGELLGIEPSSPKPEYIPREYYLPN is encoded by the exons ATGAGCTACACCGAACCGTTGTGGGAGATAAATGGAAATCAAGCACCA TACGTCGGTAGCGAACTTGGAAGCTATCCGATGTGGGACAGTTCCGTTTTATATCAGCCACCACCGGCTACACATTCTCACGTCAACGAACACGGTTTGTACAGACAGCCCTGTGCTTTATTGCATCAAAg TCGTTATACACAAAATGGCCGATCACCAAATCTTCCCTCGTCAACTACGAAAAAGCCAAGGCGCAGAGTGGCCACAGTTTCTCAAAGAAGAGCCGCTAATATTCGTGAAAGACGTAGAATGTTCAACTTGAACGAAGCTTTCGACAAATTACGAAGAAAG GTGCCAACGTTCGCCTACGAAAAACGTTTATCAAGAATCGAGACACTTCGTCTGGCTATTACTTACATAGCATTCATGGGAGAATTATTAGGAATCGAGCCCAGCAGCCCAAAACCAGAATACATACCACGTGAATATTATTTGCCTAATTAA
- the LOC127069716 gene encoding protein Fer3-like isoform X2, with protein MSYTEPLWEINGNQAPVITQEMSQYVGSELGSYPMWDSSVLYQPPPATHSHVNEHGLYRQPCALLHQSRYTQNGRSPNLPSSTTKKPRRRVATVSQRRAANIRERRRMFNLNEAFDKLRRKVPTFAYEKRLSRIETLRLAITYIAFMGELLGIEPSSPKPEYIPRI; from the exons ATGAGCTACACCGAACCGTTGTGGGAGATAAATGGAAATCAAGCACCA GTAATCACGCAGGAAATGTCACAGTACGTCGGTAGCGAACTTGGAAGCTATCCGATGTGGGACAGTTCCGTTTTATATCAGCCACCACCGGCTACACATTCTCACGTCAACGAACACGGTTTGTACAGACAGCCCTGTGCTTTATTGCATCAAAg TCGTTATACACAAAATGGCCGATCACCAAATCTTCCCTCGTCAACTACGAAAAAGCCAAGGCGCAGAGTGGCCACAGTTTCTCAAAGAAGAGCCGCTAATATTCGTGAAAGACGTAGAATGTTCAACTTGAACGAAGCTTTCGACAAATTACGAAGAAAG GTGCCAACGTTCGCCTACGAAAAACGTTTATCAAGAATCGAGACACTTCGTCTGGCTATTACTTACATAGCATTCATGGGAGAATTATTAGGAATCGAGCCCAGCAGCCCAAAACCAGAATACATACCAC gaatttaa
- the LOC127069716 gene encoding protein Fer3-like isoform X1, whose translation MSYTEPLWEINGNQAPVITQEMSQYVGSELGSYPMWDSSVLYQPPPATHSHVNEHGLYRQPCALLHQSRYTQNGRSPNLPSSTTKKPRRRVATVSQRRAANIRERRRMFNLNEAFDKLRRKVPTFAYEKRLSRIETLRLAITYIAFMGELLGIEPSSPKPEYIPREYYLPN comes from the exons ATGAGCTACACCGAACCGTTGTGGGAGATAAATGGAAATCAAGCACCA GTAATCACGCAGGAAATGTCACAGTACGTCGGTAGCGAACTTGGAAGCTATCCGATGTGGGACAGTTCCGTTTTATATCAGCCACCACCGGCTACACATTCTCACGTCAACGAACACGGTTTGTACAGACAGCCCTGTGCTTTATTGCATCAAAg TCGTTATACACAAAATGGCCGATCACCAAATCTTCCCTCGTCAACTACGAAAAAGCCAAGGCGCAGAGTGGCCACAGTTTCTCAAAGAAGAGCCGCTAATATTCGTGAAAGACGTAGAATGTTCAACTTGAACGAAGCTTTCGACAAATTACGAAGAAAG GTGCCAACGTTCGCCTACGAAAAACGTTTATCAAGAATCGAGACACTTCGTCTGGCTATTACTTACATAGCATTCATGGGAGAATTATTAGGAATCGAGCCCAGCAGCCCAAAACCAGAATACATACCACGTGAATATTATTTGCCTAATTAA
- the LOC127069712 gene encoding 32 kDa beta-galactoside-binding lectin lec-3-like, which yields MSIDCIFKHTKEDALKDFIFFDEKTIPLEDVKPVILQPLQPTSAIIITGYIPVHAIRFSINLNCKTSGNIALHFNPRIDRGYVVRNTKIKGTWEIEETCSPVGPCNYIFRRNSYIHLMIFCTEDAFQIAINGEHFCAFTYRFPLSDIKNLECEGHIEDIRYNQLNLNVYPDPKIFKPSRSLSLTVDSPLVEFLEVPINVRIGCEFKLGTNLFIRGRLKLLPHSFYINLQKGDTVYPHPIIALHINPRFLYGSSEPYVVMNCWIDGSWKNEERHEGHLSWMPGRDFLLTIRCEHDSFSIWLGNKMVSEFKHRLKPSIINTLRISGDIVLYHLAIDDVKKK from the exons gaaGATGTAAAACCTGTCATATTGCAACCATTACAGCCAACATCTGCTATCATTATAACAGGATATATTCCCGTTCATGCGATAAG attttcaataaatttaaattgcaAAACGAGCGGAAACATAGCATTGCATTTTAATCCAAGAATAGATAGAGGCTATGTGGTAAGAAATACAAAGATCAAAGGTACATGGGAAATCGAGGAAACTTGTTCTCCAGTTGGtccatgtaattatatatttcgtcgAAACTCTTATATTCATTTGATGATATTTTGCACGGAAGATGCATTTCAG atAGCTATCAATGGAGAACATTTCTGCGCGTTCACATATAGATTTCCACTTAGTGATATTAAGAATCTTGAATGCGAAGGACACATAgaagatataagatataatcaattaaatcTTAACGTTTATCCCGATCCAAAGATTTTTAAACCTTCACGTTCTTTAAGTTTGACAGTGGATTCTCCTCTCGTAGAGTTTCTT gAAGTTCCGATCAATGTAAGAATCGGCTGTGAATTTAAACTCGGtaccaatttatttattagaggAAGATTAAAATTACTTCCCCATTC attttatataaacttacAAAAAGGTGATACTGTTTATCCTCACCCAATAATTGCCTTGCATATAAATCCACGTTTCCTTTATGGTAGTAGCGAGCCTTATGTTGTCATGAACTGTTGGATCGATGGTAGTTGGAAAAACGAGGAAAGACACGAAGGTCATTTGTCTTGGATGCCAGGCcgtgattttttattaac tATACGTTGCGAGCATGACAGCTTTTCAATATGGCTGGGAAACAAAATGGTCAGCGAATTTAAACACAGATTAAAACCATCGATCATTAATACTCTACGAATATCAGGCGATATTGTTCTTTATCATCTGGCGATCGATGatgtcaaaaaaaaatga